From the Syntrophorhabdaceae bacterium genome, the window TGGCGGCTAAAAGCCTCGAAGGTGTTGAGGATCGCCGGGTCATAGACGGAGTTCGGCTGGCCCTCGTAGAAAAGCATTAAGTTCTCCGAAGAGGCGTCGAAGGTCTTATCGATCACGGCCTGATCCTTGTTGTAGGTATGGCTCGCATAGAAGATGGGGGAGCCGGGGGTGGGATCTCCGATCTTAAGCTTCCCCATCTGCCAGAAACAGAAGACGGCAAGGAGAATGATCAGAGCCCCCACCACAAACCTGCTCCGGGGACCGATGGCAAAACCGGTGATCTTCATCATGATCCTGGCCTTCCAGTCGACCTGACATTTAGCCTTGTCCCACTCCTCGCTTTTAACCTTGAGGGGGATGAGGCTGCAGACGATGGGAACCAGGACCCCTGTCATGATGATGCTCATCATCCAGAAGGTCATGATAATAGCGAGATGCTGCATAAGGACGATCTTCGCGAGGAAGAGCACGGAAAAGCCTGCGGCATCGGTGGCAACTGCGGCAAAGTTGGGGACGAGCATGGTCCGCATGGTCTCGTAGCAGGCCTTGAAGCGATCACCCCCGCTGCCGTTCAGTTCCTCGAAGTAACGGTAGGCGATCTGGTGCGAGTTGCCGATCATGCGGGAGCCTACAAGGAAGGCAAGGACATAGAGCATGGGGCTGAAATTGATCCCTGTGAAGCCGATGAACCCCAGACCCCAGACGGTGAGTATCCCGGCATTCACAAGGGGTGAGATCATGCCCGGGAAGTTGAGGAAGACAAGCCAGAGAACCAGGGCTATGGCAGCGATGCTGATGCCGAAAACTACGAACATCTGCGTCTTCATGTTGTAGATCCAGCCCATGAGCATGGGATATCCCACAATATGGACCGAGGTATTGGCATCGCCGTACTTTTGCACCAACTGCCGGAGGAGGGCGAAGGCCCTCTCGTAAGAGATATTTTCCTTGAACTCGGTGACGAGAAGCACCCCGGTGCCGTCCCTTGAGACAAGCATCCCATTGTATGCGGGAGAGGAAAATATGTTCTTCTTCAGTTGCGCCATATCCTGGGGTGTCGCCGGGATATCGGGCCACATGAGGGGGTTGATCTTGATCTCACCCCGTGCCAGGGTCTTCACCACCTTTATGGAGCGACTGGCGATGGAGATCGTGAGGGGGCGGTAGACCTCATCCCACATCTCGACCTCTTCCTGCATGGCCTTCAGCTTCTTGAGGGTGCCCTCGTTGAATACGTCCCCTGCCTTGACCTTGAGGGCAATGACAGCCCCCGAGCCCCCACTCCCGAAGATCTTGGAGAACTTCGCATGGAGCTTAAGATAGGGATGATCATAGGGAAGCATGTCCCGGAGGATGACCTCACCCCGGATTTGGAAAGCGCCATATAGAAAAACCCCGGTGATGGCCAGAACAGCCAGGAAGAATGTCAGTCTGTGGCGTGCCAGGAGCCAGGAGAACTTATCCAGCATGGTTCGATGATCGTTATTCATGTTTTCGCTCCGCATTACTAATTCACTTTTACCCAGTTACCAGAGGATGTCTGCTGGTACACCGCCCCTTCGAATCCCACTGTGACGAATCCCGGGGTTCCCCTTCGTGCGAGGCCATACAGCCAACTATAGGTAATGGGCGGACCGAATTGGGGGGCCTTCCAGGTCCTGCCCCCATCGGTGGAAGTCAGGAATATGCCGTCACCCCCGGCGTTGATGGTGTTCCGTTTATCTCCTCCGATGCAAAAGAGGGTACTCTTGGGTGCACCTGTGTCGACCTTCTTCCAGGTCTTGCCGCCATCGGTCGTCCGTGTCACATGTCCCTCTATACCCACGGCCCAGGCATTCTGTGCATCTACTGCCATCACATCGAACAAGTATGGGTCAGCAACAATGTCGCCGGTTTCTGGGGATACCCCAAACCCGCCTGCCTCTTTCACCCACTTCCTCCCGCCATCCCGGGTGTGATAGATCAGTCCGTATTCTCCCACGGCCCACCCGTTCTGGGCATCAGAGAAGGAGACGGCCTTAAGGATGAAGTCGCCCTCCTTAAACTGGACTGTCCATGTCTTGCCACCATCATTTGTGTTGAGGATGTGTGTACGCTCCGTGACGACCCAGCCTTTGTTAGGGGATACGAAGACCACATCCATGAGGAAGAAGGGCACAGGGCTCTTCTGACTCTTCCAGGTTTTTCCTCCATCCGCAGTGTGGATGATGGTCCCTTCGTCCCCCACTGCCCATCCGTGCTTTGTATCGACAAAAAAGATAGAAGTGAGGGTATAGTCCGTTCCCGTCTCCTGGGCATTCCAAGTTTTTCCTCCATCCGCAGTGTGCAGCACAGTGCCCCAGCGGCCGCAGGCCCAGCCATTATTCTCATTCGGGAACGTAACAGAAAACAAGTCGTAATTAGGTTTTTTCTGGTTAGCCGCAAGAGTAGCCGACTCGCTGTGTAGAACAACAAAAAAGAGAAGGATGCAGATTAGCGCGATTGCGCTTGGAATACTGTTCAGTCTCTGATTATTAACAAATCTTCGGGGCAATGTTTTGTGATGACTCTTAGAAACCTCCTGCATATCTATCCCCTTTGCAGCAAAAAACGCATAGTTTTTCTAAAATATTTATAATAATTTTTGTTTATATCCCACATAATGGGTTTAATCAATAGCTGAAAACCGTCATTTTTCCATTTTTGATTTGCTATGCATACACATTCATAAAGCTTTTTTGTGAAGGCAATATAATAAAAAATTGCAGGCTACCGCAGTTCAGGCTATCACACTCCCATCTATAACTTCCTGCATCGGCTTGCGTTTTCAATCATCAAGACCCGAACCTATATAAATTGCCCGTTGAGTATCATTTTAATGTAATGATACAACCATGTATATAGCGGAAATCCGTCATTTTTTACCGGGCCTTGAGAGACAAAAACAGATTTAAAGCCGCAAAAAAACATCATGTATACCTTGCTGGAATAACTTTTTCTTGAAGATTTGTAAAAAAGAGGTATCATCTTTATGAATCGCAAGTAATATTTTTCATGAAGGAGAGTTGGATATTGAAAAAGCTTGCAATATTTTCAGTGATATTCATTTGCATTGTTTGGGTCTCACAGGTAAGCTCACAAGCAGAAGAATGGCAACATTTTTTTACAAATTCTTCCGGTGACCGTTTTTATTATGACCGGCAAAGCATCACATATCCCTCGGATTCGGTTGTAAAGATACAATCAAAGGTGTCAAACGCAAGAGAAGGCACCAAACAACGCGAATTGAGGATGCTTATGGAGATCGACTGTTCCAAGCAGATGTATCGCAAACTGGAATCGCAGATACTGAACAGTGACGGTACAATCCGTGCCTCCTCGCAGCCTTCTGGATGGAGTGATATAATACCTCAATCCAACATCGCAACTCTTGCCGACAAGGTCTGTAAAAAAACAATAGGGCGACATCATGACCGGTAGATTTAATCCACGGCAAGGCTTTATCGGTCATCTTTTTAATCCTGCTGGGCACCCGTAAACCGTAGGTTCGTGCTTATCATCAGGGGATAGTACTTTTTATTTGACTTTTTATGCCCCAAAAGAACATATTACAGAGTGAGGTGCAGGCAGTGATACGCAAAGATCCGCTTGTCGACTTACTGATCCATGACCTGACAGGACCACTTTCAATCGTCTCAACAAGTATTAACAGTCTATTAAGCAAAGAGGACAGATTCGGGCCTATCCCGGATGCCCAGCGGGAAACCCTGGAGAGGATCCTCAGAAATGCAAATAAGGCAAAGGCACTCCTCCAGGAAATGATCGAGGTCTATCGGTCAGAAGAAGGTCTGTTCAGAAAAGACGAAATAGTAATTGTCGAGGTCGTAAGAGAGGCGCTCCTGGATGCCGTTGAGATCATCAATCCCGATATGGCCTCAAAACTCGCAAAAACAGGTAACGAAAAAGAGTTCATGCATATACTCAGTAAAAACGGCATCTCCGTCGAGGTCTCCGGCAGATATGGTCAATCTTCCTTTGTCCATGATCGCAAGAAGATCCAGCAGATCATGAGAAACCTCATTACCAACGCCCTTAAATACCGCAAAGAAAAGATGAAGCTCACCATCAGCGGTGATCTCGACCTTGTGATCACTGTCGAGGACGATGGAGAAGGGATCCCGGAGGAAAAACAGGATTATATCTTTAAACGCTTCTTTCACCTGAAGAACAAGACAGAATGCGGCGCCGAAGGCCTTGGATTCGGCCTTTCATGCGTAAAATCCCTTGTCGAAACGATGAGAGGGGAGATAGTGTTAAAAAGCGGAGAAGGAGAAGGCTCATGCTTCACTGTCCGTATCCCTTCCCTTTAAAACTAAAAAGGAGGATGTCATGAGTGAATCCATTTTAAACGGGAAAAAGATCCTGGCTGTTGATGATGAGCCTGATGTGTTAACAGTCCTTGAAGAAGAGATTACCGATGCATGTCCGCAATGCACATTTGACAAGGCCACGACCTTTGATGCTGCGTCCAGGTTGCTTGAATCCAAACCCTATGACGTGGTCATACTGGATATTATGGGTGTACGGGGTTTTGACCTCCTGGACCTGGCAGTCAAAAAGAATCTGAAGGTCGTCATGCTTACCGCACGTGCTTTAAGTTCCGAGGCCCTGAAAAAATCATATGACATGAAGGCGCGGGCATATCTGCCGAAAGACAAACTCGGCGAGGTCGTTCCTTTCCTTGAAGACGTCCTCAAGCACGACTTTGAATCAGGGTGGAAGAGCCTTTTTGAAAAGCTCCACGGGTTCTTCACCGACAAATTCGAGTCAGACTGGGAAAAGAAGACTGGCCTCAACTGGCGTGAATGGGGAAGATCGTCAGGAGTGTAGCAAGGCGATTCAGTATTTACAATGCATTGGTTTACTTAACCTGAACCTTAACCTCAGCCTGAATTTGTTCTTAGCATTTAATACTATGACATCAGAAACCGGGCACAGGCAATATATCATCAGCCACTACAAAAAAATAGCGAAGGTATATGGGATCGCCGACCTGTTCCTGACAGCGGTGAAACGGGAAGTGGTCCGCCTCATAGGTAAAAAAAACGGAAAGATACTCGATGTGGCATGTGGCACGGGGCCTCAGGCGGCAGCGCTCGCGCGGACTGGCCACAATGTAATCGGGTTAGACATCTCCGATGCCATGCTCCGCAAGGCAAAAAGAAAAAATCAATCATTGACGAATGTGACGCTGATCCAGGCTGATTCGGCACAGATGCCTTTCAGAGATTCTGTCTTCGATGTTGCGACAGTCTCCTTTGCCCTCCATGAAATGCCGGAGGCCATTGCAATCGTAACGCTGGAGGAGATGAAGCGGGTAACAAAAAAGGACGGGCAAATCATCATAGTGGACCTCAATCTATCGGGAAGAAGGTTTATTCAATATGTAGTCAGTCAAATCCTGTTGATCGTGGAGCCGAAATACTACAGAGAATATTTGAAAAAAGGGCTGGAGGAATATACCGCTAAAGCGAAATTAACGAAGGTATCACACACTACCCTGTATTTCGGACTTGCCTCGATCATCGTATGCCGACCTGTTTCCGCGTGAATATAAGCCAACAAATAAAGTGAAGTAAAAAAAGAGAGGAGGCCCTGATGCCTCCTCTCCTGGTTTTCTGAAGAACTGTTTTGCCTGCCGCCTTACGCCTACCGGGCTTTAGTCTTTATGCCCCTTTCTTCTTTTCCTTGAGCGCCTTCAAAATCTTTTCCGGCGTTATGGGCAGATCCTTGATCCGCACGCCCACTGCATCGTAAATGGCATTGGCAATTGCCGGCGCAGTCGGGACAAGACCCGGTTCACCGATACCCTTCGCGCCAAAGGGTCCGTCCTGCTCATCGGACTCGACGATGACCGCTTGTACCGGCGGTACATCCTTTACCGTAGGTACCTTGTAATCAAGGAAATTGCCGTTCTTCAGGTATCCCTTTTCGTAGATCATCTTCTCACCCAGGGCGTAGCCGAGACCCATGAGACCACCCCCGTAGATCTGTCCCTCGAGCAACATGGGGTTGATCGCCTTCCCCACATCGTGGGCCGCAATGTAGTTGAGTATCTTCACCTGGCCCGTCTCTTTATCGACCTCGACCTCAACGCCATGGGCGCCGTACGCGTAAGCAACAGAGAGGTTCCCCTTGAATTCCTTGTCAAAGTTCTCATTGGCAGGGTCATAAAAA encodes:
- a CDS encoding MMPL family transporter, with translation MNNDHRTMLDKFSWLLARHRLTFFLAVLAITGVFLYGAFQIRGEVILRDMLPYDHPYLKLHAKFSKIFGSGGSGAVIALKVKAGDVFNEGTLKKLKAMQEEVEMWDEVYRPLTISIASRSIKVVKTLARGEIKINPLMWPDIPATPQDMAQLKKNIFSSPAYNGMLVSRDGTGVLLVTEFKENISYERAFALLRQLVQKYGDANTSVHIVGYPMLMGWIYNMKTQMFVVFGISIAAIALVLWLVFLNFPGMISPLVNAGILTVWGLGFIGFTGINFSPMLYVLAFLVGSRMIGNSHQIAYRYFEELNGSGGDRFKACYETMRTMLVPNFAAVATDAAGFSVLFLAKIVLMQHLAIIMTFWMMSIIMTGVLVPIVCSLIPLKVKSEEWDKAKCQVDWKARIMMKITGFAIGPRSRFVVGALIILLAVFCFWQMGKLKIGDPTPGSPIFYASHTYNKDQAVIDKTFDASSENLMLFYEGQPNSVYDPAILNTFEAFSRHMKQELPDIYKSSTSLINMVKMINMTLHDGDKLWYQLPRQEALLSGLMGQVRANTDKSTLARFVDGILERSQISLYFSDHTSDNLMRIRDAAYGFFKTHPMKTDKGEFLLAGGRVGMEIALNEEMKRSHIIIDLTVLAAIFILCVLSFKSIVAGLMLTLPLLLANSVAAAYMAMKGIGLSINTLPIAAIGVGVGVDFAIYLYSRCQEEFSLQNGDWYGTIIQSICTCGKAVVYTGITVILPILTWYFFSDMKFQAEVGFFLSMIMGVNVILTLTLHPLMIYIIKPRFISRGATVPAENIKGVIEPTLAKR
- a CDS encoding YCF48-related protein; translation: MQEVSKSHHKTLPRRFVNNQRLNSIPSAIALICILLFFVVLHSESATLAANQKKPNYDLFSVTFPNENNGWACGRWGTVLHTADGGKTWNAQETGTDYTLTSIFFVDTKHGWAVGDEGTIIHTADGGKTWKSQKSPVPFFLMDVVFVSPNKGWVVTERTHILNTNDGGKTWTVQFKEGDFILKAVSFSDAQNGWAVGEYGLIYHTRDGGRKWVKEAGGFGVSPETGDIVADPYLFDVMAVDAQNAWAVGIEGHVTRTTDGGKTWKKVDTGAPKSTLFCIGGDKRNTINAGGDGIFLTSTDGGRTWKAPQFGPPITYSWLYGLARRGTPGFVTVGFEGAVYQQTSSGNWVKVN
- a CDS encoding HAMP domain-containing sensor histidine kinase — translated: MIRKDPLVDLLIHDLTGPLSIVSTSINSLLSKEDRFGPIPDAQRETLERILRNANKAKALLQEMIEVYRSEEGLFRKDEIVIVEVVREALLDAVEIINPDMASKLAKTGNEKEFMHILSKNGISVEVSGRYGQSSFVHDRKKIQQIMRNLITNALKYRKEKMKLTISGDLDLVITVEDDGEGIPEEKQDYIFKRFFHLKNKTECGAEGLGFGLSCVKSLVETMRGEIVLKSGEGEGSCFTVRIPSL
- a CDS encoding response regulator, whose protein sequence is MSESILNGKKILAVDDEPDVLTVLEEEITDACPQCTFDKATTFDAASRLLESKPYDVVILDIMGVRGFDLLDLAVKKNLKVVMLTARALSSEALKKSYDMKARAYLPKDKLGEVVPFLEDVLKHDFESGWKSLFEKLHGFFTDKFESDWEKKTGLNWREWGRSSGV
- a CDS encoding methyltransferase domain-containing protein codes for the protein MTSETGHRQYIISHYKKIAKVYGIADLFLTAVKREVVRLIGKKNGKILDVACGTGPQAAALARTGHNVIGLDISDAMLRKAKRKNQSLTNVTLIQADSAQMPFRDSVFDVATVSFALHEMPEAIAIVTLEEMKRVTKKDGQIIIVDLNLSGRRFIQYVVSQILLIVEPKYYREYLKKGLEEYTAKAKLTKVSHTTLYFGLASIIVCRPVSA